The following proteins come from a genomic window of Cherax quadricarinatus isolate ZL_2023a chromosome 39, ASM3850222v1, whole genome shotgun sequence:
- the Cdc2rk gene encoding cyclin-dependent kinase 10 isoform X1, which produces MCEQGENSAASSSKKGGLVSFLTGKPIEIPKKHLFGICRFVGEFEKLNRVGEGTYGVVYRARDTKTNEIVALKKMRMEKEKDGMPISGLREIMLLQSCNHPNIVCLKEVVVGRSLESIFLVMEYCEQDLASLLDNMQTPFMEAQVKCIMIQVFKGLAYLHKKEIVHRDVKVSNLLLTNMGTIKIADFGLARELGHPMSPMTPQVVTLWYRAPELLFQAKTQTTGVDMWAAGCILGELLLHKPLLPGKSEIEQINLIINLLGTPNDTIWPDFSQLAAIENFTLKSQPYNNLKTKFPVLSPSGQRLLNFLFMYDPKRRATAEECLKSSYFKENPLPCDPRMMPTFPQHRNLKQQPVVPPAPAAPNLTEVPTGPPVNLFPPERLESEPVSSGKIGISELLNSLQRR; this is translated from the exons ATGTGTGAACAAGGGGAGAACTCTGCTGCCTCCAGCTCCAAGAAGGGTGGTCTTGTTTCCTTTCTCACTGGTAAACCCATCGAGATTCCGAAAAAGCATTTG TTTGGAATATGCAGGTTTGTAGGAGAATTTGAAAAACTTAATCGTGTTGGAGAAGGCACATACGGTGTTGTTT ATCGTGCACGAGATACAAAAACCAATGAAATTGTGGCTCTCAAAAAAATGCGCATGGAAAAAGAAAAGGATGGGATGCCGATATCTGGTCTGCGGGAGATAATGTTGCTGCAGTCGTGTAATCATCCCAATATTGTGTGCCTGAAGGAGGTGGTTGTTGGGCGTAGCTTGGAAAG TATTTTCCTGGTAATGGAGTATTGTGAGCAGGACTTGGCAAGTTTACTGGACAACATGCAGACACCATTCATGGAAGCTCAAGTCAAGTGTATAATGATACAG GTATTCAAGGGTCTTGCATATCTTCACAAAAAAGAGATTGTTCATCGCGATGTGAAGGTGTCCAATCTTCTTTTAACAAATATGGGAACAATAAAAATAG CCGACTTTGGATTGGCTCGCGAATTGGGACATCCAATGTCTCCAATGACACCACAGGTGGTAACATTGTGGTACAGGGCTCCTGAGCTGCTCTTCcag GCaaagacacagacaacaggtgtgGACATGTGGGCAGCTGGTTGTATTCTGGGGGAACTCCTGTTGCACAAGCCACTGTTGCCTGGGAAGTCTGAAATTGAACAGATTAACCTCATTATTAATCTCTTAG GTACACCAAATGACACCATCTGGCCTGACTTCTCTCAGTTGGCAGCAATTGAGAACTTCACATTGAAATCTCAACCATACAATAATCTGAAGACTAAGTTCCCAGTACTATCACCATCTGGACAACGTCTGCTCAACTTTCTTTTCATGTATGACCCCAAGAGACGGGCTACTGCAGAGGAGTGCCTCAAGAGCTCCTATTTTAAAGAGAATCCGTTAC CATGTGATCCACGGATGATGCCAACGTTCCCTCAGCATCGCAATCTTAAGCAACAGCCAGTAGTGCCACCTGCACCAGCAGCACCTAACTTAACTGAAGTACCTACAGGACCGCCAGTAAATTTGTTTCCACCAGAGCGGCTTGAATCTGAGCCTGTATCCAGTGGCAAAATTGGCATTAGTGAGCTATTAAACTCTCTTCAGAGAAGATAG
- the Cdc2rk gene encoding cyclin-dependent kinase 10 isoform X2: MRMEKEKDGMPISGLREIMLLQSCNHPNIVCLKEVVVGRSLESIFLVMEYCEQDLASLLDNMQTPFMEAQVKCIMIQVFKGLAYLHKKEIVHRDVKVSNLLLTNMGTIKIADFGLARELGHPMSPMTPQVVTLWYRAPELLFQAKTQTTGVDMWAAGCILGELLLHKPLLPGKSEIEQINLIINLLGTPNDTIWPDFSQLAAIENFTLKSQPYNNLKTKFPVLSPSGQRLLNFLFMYDPKRRATAEECLKSSYFKENPLPCDPRMMPTFPQHRNLKQQPVVPPAPAAPNLTEVPTGPPVNLFPPERLESEPVSSGKIGISELLNSLQRR; encoded by the exons ATGCGCATGGAAAAAGAAAAGGATGGGATGCCGATATCTGGTCTGCGGGAGATAATGTTGCTGCAGTCGTGTAATCATCCCAATATTGTGTGCCTGAAGGAGGTGGTTGTTGGGCGTAGCTTGGAAAG TATTTTCCTGGTAATGGAGTATTGTGAGCAGGACTTGGCAAGTTTACTGGACAACATGCAGACACCATTCATGGAAGCTCAAGTCAAGTGTATAATGATACAG GTATTCAAGGGTCTTGCATATCTTCACAAAAAAGAGATTGTTCATCGCGATGTGAAGGTGTCCAATCTTCTTTTAACAAATATGGGAACAATAAAAATAG CCGACTTTGGATTGGCTCGCGAATTGGGACATCCAATGTCTCCAATGACACCACAGGTGGTAACATTGTGGTACAGGGCTCCTGAGCTGCTCTTCcag GCaaagacacagacaacaggtgtgGACATGTGGGCAGCTGGTTGTATTCTGGGGGAACTCCTGTTGCACAAGCCACTGTTGCCTGGGAAGTCTGAAATTGAACAGATTAACCTCATTATTAATCTCTTAG GTACACCAAATGACACCATCTGGCCTGACTTCTCTCAGTTGGCAGCAATTGAGAACTTCACATTGAAATCTCAACCATACAATAATCTGAAGACTAAGTTCCCAGTACTATCACCATCTGGACAACGTCTGCTCAACTTTCTTTTCATGTATGACCCCAAGAGACGGGCTACTGCAGAGGAGTGCCTCAAGAGCTCCTATTTTAAAGAGAATCCGTTAC CATGTGATCCACGGATGATGCCAACGTTCCCTCAGCATCGCAATCTTAAGCAACAGCCAGTAGTGCCACCTGCACCAGCAGCACCTAACTTAACTGAAGTACCTACAGGACCGCCAGTAAATTTGTTTCCACCAGAGCGGCTTGAATCTGAGCCTGTATCCAGTGGCAAAATTGGCATTAGTGAGCTATTAAACTCTCTTCAGAGAAGATAG